The nucleotide sequence CCGTCCTCGGCGGGATCGATCTCCATGAACCGCGGCAGGTCGTCCGGCCCCGCGGGCGCGGGCAGGCCCTCGCCGGCGAAGTCGGCGACGACCGCAGTGATGTTGTCGGGGCCGCCCGCATCGCGCGCGCGCTCGATCAGCGCGTCCGCCGCCGCGCGCGGGTCGGCGTGCGCCGCCAGCACCTCGGCGATCTCGTCGTCGTCGACCGGCCCGTGCAGGCCGTCGGAGCACACGAGCAGGCGGTCGCCGCGGCGAAGCGGCGCCAGCGACAGCGCCACGTCGACGTCCTCCTGCACGCCCAGCGCCTGCAGGATGATGTTGGATGCGGCAAACCGATCGGCCTCGTCGGGAGTGATCCGGCCCGCCTGCAACAGTGCGGCGACCACCGACTGATCGCGCGTGATCTGAACGAGCGCTCCGTTTCGAAACAGGTACGCGCGCGAATCGCCGACTTGCGCCAGCACCAACTCGCCGCCGAACATCGCCACCGCGGACAGCGTGGTGCCCATCCCGCGCAGCTTCCAGTGGCTGTGACTCTTGTCGAACACGGCGCGGTTAGCCGCGCGGACCGCTCGCCGCAGATGGCGCGCGAGCTCCTGCCTGTCCGCGGCCCGCGGCGCCTCCCGCATCCGGTCTACGACGACCTCGACCGCGAGCGCGCTGGCGACTTCGCCGGCCGCCGCTCCCCCCATGCCGTCGCACACGACGACCAGCGGCCCCCGCTCGCGGACGGCGACCGTCACGGGCCCGGCGACGTCGCCGCCGGCGGTCGGCCGCGCGTCGCCGTCGAGGTCGGCGACGGCGAAGTGATCCTCGTTCGACGTGCGGACGATGCCGACGTCGGTGCGCCCGTACAGGGCGACCGTGATGTCCGTCCCGGCAGCCGAGTCCGACACGCCGCCTCCCCTGCTCAGGGCCCCACCTCGAGCCGAAAGAGCTGGTCGCCGATGCGAACGTGAGCCGTCCCTCGTACCGTCTCGGCCCCGCGCATGCGCAGGTAGGTGCCGTTCGAGCTGCCCAGATCCTCCACGAAACAGTCCGCGCCCGTCCGGCCGATGGCCGCGTGCCGCCGCGACATGAACTCGTCGTCGGAGAACACGATGTCGCCCTCCTCTCGCCCGACGACCACGCGATCGCCGCTGAGGTAGCGCACGTCGCGCACGCCGCCATTCGATAGCTGGACGGACAACCTTCCCCACGGGTCGCGACCGGGCGAGCCGAACCGCAACACGCCGTGCTGCACGGTCGGCACGACCGCGCGCTCGTCGTCCGCCACGACGTCGAACCGCAGGATCTCGCGCCCCATCAGCAGCCAATCGCCCCCGCGCAGGCTCGCCCGCGCGTCGATCCGACGGTAGACGCCGTTGACCGGGTCGATCGGCACGATCGCCACGCCCTCGCCCCGCCGCTCGAGCCGGGCGTGTACGGGCGCCAGATGGCGATCGCCGGGGAACCGCAAGCCGGCGCCTTCCCGGCCGATCTCGACCGCGTCGCCGCGGAGCTCGAACGTGTCGCCGTCGCTGCCGTCCTGGCGGACCAGTACGAGCCGCCCCCACGCGGGACCGGCCGCCGGCGCCGGCTGCGGCGGCGGCTCCGCCGACACCGGCTGGCGCGGCGTGTGTCGCAGCTGCTCGAGCGGCGTTTCCGGTAGCGTGGCGACGACCGCCGGATCTTCCTCGACGGTCCGCTTTCGCGCCATGTCGGCCGCCGCCGAGACGACGGCGCGCGCGTCGTCGCCGGCGATGGCGATCGTCGCCGCGACCGCGTCGGGTACGTCGGCCCTGCGCACCGGAACCCCGGTGCGAACGCCCGGCGGCCGGCTGTCCCGCCCCGGCACCGGCGCTCGGCGCGCGTCCGCCGCCCCCCTCTCGTCGCCCAGCGGCTTGCCGCACAACTGGCAAAACCGGAACCCGCCCGGCGTCGTCCCGCCACAGTGGCCGCACGTGCGCGACGGCGATGGGGCCGCCTTGCGGCCGACGACGTCGGCGGCCGACGGCATCCGGCCGGCGAGGGCAGCCGGCCCCGAGGCGGGCGCCGCGGGCGCGGGCGGCGCGCTCGTGGAGGCCGAGCGCGCGACGAGCCGTGCGCCGCAGTTGCGGCAGAAGTTCATTCCCGGACTGTTGTCGGCGCCGCATTTGCCACACGCGACGGCGTCCGTGGGCAACGGCCGGGCGTCGCTCGGGGTCGAACGACCGGTGTCGCTGCCCGCCAATCGCGTGCCGCAGTTCAGACAAAAGATCGAACCCGAAGGGCTCTCGCGACCGCAGTGGGAGCAGCGTTGCATCGGCCCGGCTGGTGTTTGCAAGTCGTCGCGCCAACTGCTAATACCGAGCGCGCACTGTGCGTAACGTATCAAAGAGACTCGAAAAAGGTCAAGGACTGCGACCGTGTGCGCGCGCTCGGTTCGCGGTCCTCGGCGCCGCGTTGGCCGCGGCGTGCGCGGCGGCCGCGGCGTGCGCGGCGGCGCCGGCCCGCACCGCGCCGTTTCGCGCACGGCCGGACTCCGTCGAACCCGGCGACCTGCGCGGCCCGTTCACCGGCCGGGTGGTCGACGCGGGGACGGGCCGGCCCGTCGCCGGCGCGCTCGTGTACGCCACGTGGTCGTTTCAGCGCGGCGCGGCGCTCTCCGAGCCGGCCGGCTTCCGCGAGCGCGTCACGTCGACCGACGCCGACGGTCGCTACGAGATCCCGCGGCTGAACGCCGCCCCCGACGGCGCGCGCATCACCGACTTCTACCTCGTCGTATACAAACGGGGCTACGTCGCCTACCGGAGCGACCGACGATTCGACGACTTCGGCCCGCGCCTGGACTTCGCCCAGCGGGAACATCGCATCGCGCTCGACAAGTGGCGCGCCGACCTGTCGCACGACCGCCACTTGCGGTACATCGGCGGCGGTCAAGCGATCGCCTCGCTCACCGCGTGGGAACTGCCAGAAGCCGCTCGCGAGCTGTCCGGCGAGGCGCCGCAGGTCGTCGCGAGTTTCACGCCCGGCGGCGACACGACCGCGGCGGTCGTCGCCGCGCGCCTGCTCACGCCCGACGACGTTCGCGACGTCACCGGCTTCGACGGCGAATTCGAAACGGGCCCGCTCGGGGACGATCCGGACACGTCGCAGTACAGCTCGATCCACCTGCGCGCCCTCGACCGGCCCGAGAGCTTCGACGTGGCCCTGCGCCTGTGGAAGCTCGACGCGGCGGGCGCGGCCGACCGCTACGAACAACTGCTCGGTTCGCTGCCGTCCGCCGAGGAGCGCAACGAGCTCGGCGATCGGTCGCTGCGCGCGGCCGAGGGAGACATCCGCGGCGTCGCCGTGCTCGACGGCAAGCGCGCCGCCGTGCTGCTGCTCACGTGCGGCGTCGCCCAGTGCCGCACTGCCGAGGACGCCGTCGCGTTGGCCCGCCGCGCGCTCGAACGGCTGCAAGGGTTGTGGCCGCTGGAGGGGAACTGATGCGCCGGCGCACCGCCGCCCTGCTCGCCCTGGCCGCCGCCGCCCTCACGGGAGACGCGCTCGGCTGGGAG is from Deltaproteobacteria bacterium and encodes:
- a CDS encoding serine/threonine-protein phosphatase, translated to MSDSAAGTDITVALYGRTDVGIVRTSNEDHFAVADLDGDARPTAGGDVAGPVTVAVRERGPLVVVCDGMGGAAAGEVASALAVEVVVDRMREAPRAADRQELARHLRRAVRAANRAVFDKSHSHWKLRGMGTTLSAVAMFGGELVLAQVGDSRAYLFRNGALVQITRDQSVVAALLQAGRITPDEADRFAASNIILQALGVQEDVDVALSLAPLRRGDRLLVCSDGLHGPVDDDEIAEVLAAHADPRAAADALIERARDAGGPDNITAVVADFAGEGLPAPAGPDDLPRFMEIDPAEDGERAITTTSHVARRLAARAGVTDDPGPRPIPATDQHAAIDDGGDGDAPAVPRRLGAAWLLAAIAVAAAAALWLWGR
- a CDS encoding FHA domain-containing protein, which encodes MQRCSHCGRESPSGSIFCLNCGTRLAGSDTGRSTPSDARPLPTDAVACGKCGADNSPGMNFCRNCGARLVARSASTSAPPAPAAPASGPAALAGRMPSAADVVGRKAAPSPSRTCGHCGGTTPGGFRFCQLCGKPLGDERGAADARRAPVPGRDSRPPGVRTGVPVRRADVPDAVAATIAIAGDDARAVVSAAADMARKRTVEEDPAVVATLPETPLEQLRHTPRQPVSAEPPPQPAPAAGPAWGRLVLVRQDGSDGDTFELRGDAVEIGREGAGLRFPGDRHLAPVHARLERRGEGVAIVPIDPVNGVYRRIDARASLRGGDWLLMGREILRFDVVADDERAVVPTVQHGVLRFGSPGRDPWGRLSVQLSNGGVRDVRYLSGDRVVVGREEGDIVFSDDEFMSRRHAAIGRTGADCFVEDLGSSNGTYLRMRGAETVRGTAHVRIGDQLFRLEVGP
- a CDS encoding carboxypeptidase regulatory-like domain-containing protein: MRNVSKRLEKGQGLRPCARARFAVLGAALAAACAAAAACAAAPARTAPFRARPDSVEPGDLRGPFTGRVVDAGTGRPVAGALVYATWSFQRGAALSEPAGFRERVTSTDADGRYEIPRLNAAPDGARITDFYLVVYKRGYVAYRSDRRFDDFGPRLDFAQREHRIALDKWRADLSHDRHLRYIGGGQAIASLTAWELPEAARELSGEAPQVVASFTPGGDTTAAVVAARLLTPDDVRDVTGFDGEFETGPLGDDPDTSQYSSIHLRALDRPESFDVALRLWKLDAAGAADRYEQLLGSLPSAEERNELGDRSLRAAEGDIRGVAVLDGKRAAVLLLTCGVAQCRTAEDAVALARRALERLQGLWPLEGN